One Drosophila willistoni isolate 14030-0811.24 chromosome 2R unlocalized genomic scaffold, UCI_dwil_1.1 Seg167, whole genome shotgun sequence DNA segment encodes these proteins:
- the LOC6641872 gene encoding lipase 1, which yields MSSFTLALISLQPDLIKKYGYPSEIHNIETEDGFIITAHRIPKSGGQPVLLVHGIQDSSSTWVILGPSISLGYLLSHQGYDVWLLNTRGNRYSRKHKRYNRRQPQFWDFSFHEIGIYDLPAAIDYILQRSKGFSQVHFIGHSQGSTSFLAMGSDRPEYMKKIKLMQALAPVSFFDYVEGPVVTVTARYVRLITRTLKNLRIYELPPENETFSKVFYKLCTFLIPNTCAYFTFQMAGVDVDQISVTLAPLLAGHWPSGSSVKALMHYGQLVHSGGFYKYDYYNPDENRRRYGDSGAIQPPQYKLKNVDCKVALFYSRNDLLTAVKDVDRLSRILPNVVHKQLMAYEKFNHIDFVWGKDVKTMLYEDMIKLMQKVDRGEI from the exons ATGAGTTCATTTACATTGGCATTAATTTCACTTCAGCCcgatttaataaaaaaatatggcTATCCATCGGAGATACACAATATAGAAACCGAAGATGGTTTCATTATCACAGCTCATCGTATACCAAAATCAGGAGGGCAACCCGTTCTGTTGGTTCATGGAATTCAGGACAGTTCCTCCACTTGGGTCATTTTGGGACCTTCAATATCGTTGGGTTATCTGCTTAGTCATCAAGGCTATGATGTCTGGTTGTTGAATACTCGTGGAAATCGATATTCGCGAAAACACAAACGTTATAATCGCCGGCAGCCACAATTTTGGGACTTCTCTTTCCACGAAATCGGCATATATGATCTGCCAGCTGCAATTGACTACATTTTACAGCGTAGCAAGGGTTTTAGCCAAGTTCATTTTATTGGTCATTCACAAGGCTCTACAAGCTTTTTGGCCATGGGTAGTGATAGACCCGAATATATGAAGAAAATCAAACTGATGCAAGCCTTGGCTCCGGTATCATTCTTTGATTATGTTGAAGGTCCTGTAGTTACGGTTACAGCCAGATATGTCCGACTTATTACG AGGACGTTGAAAAATCTTCGTATCTATGAGCTTCCTCCAGAAAATGAAACATTTAGCAAAGTTTTTTACAAGTTGTGCACTTTCCTCATACCCAACACCTGTGCCTATTTTACTTTTCAAATGGCTGGCGTGGATGTCGATCAAATTAGTGTTACTTTGGCACCATTACTAGCTGGACACTGGCCATCCGGTAGCTCAGTGAAAGCCCTTATGCATTATGGTCAACTTGTACACAGCGGTGGCTTCTACAAATACGATTACTACAATCCTGACGAGAATCGAAGGAGATATGGGGATTCTGGAGCGATACAACCACCACAATACAAGTTGAAGAATGTCGATTGCAAAGTCGCCTTGTTCTATTCCAGGAATGATTTGTTAACGGCTGTCAAGGATGTGGATCGGTTGAGTCGAATTTTACCCAATGTGGTGCACAAGCAATTGATGGCTTATGAGAAATTCAATCATATTGATTTTGTTTGGGGAAAGGATGTGAAAACTATGCTCTATGAGGATATGATTAAGCTAATGCAAAAAGTTGATAGGGGagaaatttaa
- the LOC6641873 gene encoding lipase 3, with product MISLCWKIAVCILWPELIRKYGYPAEIHEIETKDGFIVTAHRIPKSGGQPVLLVHGLQDSSSTWVLLGPSTSLGYLLSQQGYDVWLMNTRGNRYSRKHKHYHRYQPQFWDFSFHEVGMYDLPAAVDYILQRSRNFSQVHLVGHSQGTTCIFAMGSERPQYMKKIKLVQALAPVAYFDYVEGPLVSVLAKYMKPLSMILKLIGIHELPPENEAWNEVFYKFCTFIIPNTCSYFTLQISGVDIDQYNITLVPLFSGQAPSGTSVKSLTHYAQLVHSGGFYKYDYYNPDENRRRYGESGAIRPPQYKLKNLNCKVALFYARNDLLTAVKDVERLSRILPNVVHKQLMAYEKFNHIDFVWGKDVKTMLYEDMIKLMQKVDRGEI from the exons ATGATAAGTCTTTGCTGGAAGATAGCCGTTTGCATACTGTGG ccCGAGTTAATAAGAAAATATGGCTATCCCGCGGAAATACATGAAATAGaaaccaaagatggtttcATTGTGACCGCTCATCGTATACCAAAATCAGGAGGACAACCTGTTTTGTTGGTTCATGGACTTCAGGACAGTTCATCCACTTGGGTCCTACTGGGACCTTCAACATCGTTGGGTTATCTGCTTAGTCAGCAGGGCTATGATGTTTGGCTCATGAATACCCGTGGAAATCGATATTCGCGTAAACACAAACATTATCATCGATATCAGCCACAATTTTGGGACTTTTCGTTCCATGAAGTTGGCATGTACGATCTGCCAGCTGCAGTGGATTACATTTTACAGCGTAGCAGGAATTTCAGCCAAGTCCATTTGGTGGGTCATTCCCAGGGAACTACATGTATCTTCGCAATGGGCAGTGAGAGACCCCAATATATGAAGAAAATCAAGTTGGTGCAAGCTTTGGCTCCAGTGGCATATTTTGATTACGTCGAAGGACCACTCGTGTCTGTTCTAGCCAAATATATGAAGCCTCTTTCG aTGATTTTGAAGCTTATTGGCATTCATGAGCTTCCTCCAGAAAATGAAGCATGGAATGAAGTTTTTTACAAGTTTTGCACTTTTATTATACCAAACACTTGTTCCTATTTCACGCTACAAATTTCTGGCGTCGATATTGATCAATATAATATAACCTTGGTTCCATTGTTTTCTGGTCAAGCACCATCGGGCACCTCAGTGAAATCGCTCACGCATTATGCTCAACTTGTACACAGCGGTGGCTTCTATAAATATGATTACTACAATCCTGATGAGAATCGAAGGCGATATGGGGAATCTGGAGCAATACGACCACCACAATATAAGTTAAAGAACCTCAATTGTAAAGTCGCATTGTTCTATGCCCGGAATGATTTGTTAACGGCTGTCAAGGATGTGGAAAGGTTGAGTCGAATTTTACCCAATGTCGTGCACAAGCAATTGATGGCTTATGAGAAATTCAATCATATTGATTTTGTTTGGGGAAAGGATGTCAAAACTATGCTCTATGAGGATATGATTAAGCTTATGCAAAAAGTTGATAGGGGAGAAATTTAA
- the LOC6641874 gene encoding lipase 3 isoform X1, giving the protein MSLPSSTSSSSRLVFGLLCLGLLTNEIGANLTFMFSNLTLFNVEFKSPSWLGRSIAVNSNLRIENDVDPNIQEDSHMNTYELIHKYGYPAENHTLTTDDGYILTLHRIARPGATPVLLVHGLLDSSATWIMMGPNKGLGYLLYEQGYDVWMANCRGNTYSRSHIKYTTNHAKFWDFTFHEMGLYDIPKTIDHILNHTNTRQLHYIGHSQGSVVFWIMASEKPEYMDKIILMQALAPVAFLKHCRSPVVNFLAEWHLSVSFVLQLIGVHEFLPKNEFIIMFNQLICDETTITKEICSNVIFLTTGFDKSQLNETMLPVVVGHAPAGASTKQMQHFGQLKRSGEFRQFDYGWLRNHWRYGSINPPTYKLENVQAKVALYYGQNDWLAQPEDVEDLDRMLPNVVSKYLVDYPEFNHLDFIWGIDARELLWERMFDLMKEQENSV; this is encoded by the exons ATGTCTTTACCATCATCGACATCATCGTCGAGTCGTCTGGTCTTTGGCTTGCTTTGCCTTGGCCTATTAACAAACGAGATTGGGGCAAATTTAACATTCATGTTTTCAAATCTAACATTATTCAATGTGGAATTCAAATCGCCCAGTTGGCTGGGCAGATCCATAGCCGTTAATAGCAATCTGAGGATTGAAAACGATGTCGATCCAAATATACAAGAGGACTCACATATGAACACG TATGAATTGATACACAAATATGGTTATCCGGCCGAGAATCATACCCTAACCACTGATGATGGCTATATTTTGACGTTACATCGCATAGCCCGACCGGGAGCTACTCCTGTTCTGCTAGTGCACGGCCTACTCGACAGTTCGGCGACTTGGATTATGATGGGACCCAATAAGGGATTAG GTTATTTGCTTTACGAACAGGGCTACGATGTTTGGATGGCCAATTGTCGCGGTAATACTTATTCGAGATCGCATATCAAGTATACGACGAATCATGCCAAATTCTGGGACTTCACATTCCATGAAATGGGCTTGTACGATATTCCCAAAACGATTGATCACATCCTAAATCATACGAATACCAGACAATTGCATTATATTGGACACTCTCAGGGATCGGTAGTATTCTGGATTATGGCCAGTGAAAAACCCGAATATATGGATAAGATCATTCTGATGCAAGCTCTGGCTCCGGTGGCATTCCTCAAACATTGCCGTAGTCCGGTGGTTAATTTCCTGGCCGAATGGCATTTATCGGTGAGC TTTGTTCTTCAATTGATCGGAGTTCACGAGTTCTTGCCGAAAAACGAGTTTATCATTATGTTCAATCAGCTTATTTGCGATGAGACAACAATTACCAAAGAGATATGCTCGAATGTTATATTCCTGACCACAGGATTTGATAAGTCTCAGCTGAATGAGACTATGTTGCCGGTCGTGGTGGGTCATGCCCCAGCTGGAGCCTCCACCAAGCAGATGCAGCATTTCGGTCAATTGAAGAGGTCGGGAGAATTCCGGCAATTCGACTACGGTTGGCTCAGAAATCATTGGCGTTACGGCAGCATAAATCCACCAACCTATAAATTGGAAAACGTTCAAGCCAAAGTTGCTCTCTACTATGGACAAAACGATTGGTTAGCTCAACCCGAAGATGTGGAAGATTTGGATCGTATGCTGCCGAATGTTGTCAGCAAATATCTTGTTGACTATCCGGAATTTAATCATTTGGACTTCATTTGGGGCATTGATGCTAGGGAATTGCTATGGGAGCGCATGTTCGATCTGATGAAAGAGCAGGAAAATTCTGTCTAA
- the LOC6641874 gene encoding lipase 3 isoform X2, whose amino-acid sequence MSLPSSTSSSSRLVFGLLCLGLLTNEIGANLTFMFSNLTLFNVEFKSPSWLGRSIAVNSNLRIENDVDPNIQEDSHMNTYELIHKYGYPAENHTLTTDDGYILTLHRIARPGATPVLLVHGLLDSSATWIMMGPNKGLGYLLYEQGYDVWMANCRGNTYSRSHIKYTTNHAKFWDFTFHEMGLYDIPKTIDHILNHTNTRQLHYIGHSQGSVVFWIMASEKPEYMDKIILMQALAPVAFLKHCRSPVVNFLAEWHLSFVLQLIGVHEFLPKNEFIIMFNQLICDETTITKEICSNVIFLTTGFDKSQLNETMLPVVVGHAPAGASTKQMQHFGQLKRSGEFRQFDYGWLRNHWRYGSINPPTYKLENVQAKVALYYGQNDWLAQPEDVEDLDRMLPNVVSKYLVDYPEFNHLDFIWGIDARELLWERMFDLMKEQENSV is encoded by the exons ATGTCTTTACCATCATCGACATCATCGTCGAGTCGTCTGGTCTTTGGCTTGCTTTGCCTTGGCCTATTAACAAACGAGATTGGGGCAAATTTAACATTCATGTTTTCAAATCTAACATTATTCAATGTGGAATTCAAATCGCCCAGTTGGCTGGGCAGATCCATAGCCGTTAATAGCAATCTGAGGATTGAAAACGATGTCGATCCAAATATACAAGAGGACTCACATATGAACACG TATGAATTGATACACAAATATGGTTATCCGGCCGAGAATCATACCCTAACCACTGATGATGGCTATATTTTGACGTTACATCGCATAGCCCGACCGGGAGCTACTCCTGTTCTGCTAGTGCACGGCCTACTCGACAGTTCGGCGACTTGGATTATGATGGGACCCAATAAGGGATTAG GTTATTTGCTTTACGAACAGGGCTACGATGTTTGGATGGCCAATTGTCGCGGTAATACTTATTCGAGATCGCATATCAAGTATACGACGAATCATGCCAAATTCTGGGACTTCACATTCCATGAAATGGGCTTGTACGATATTCCCAAAACGATTGATCACATCCTAAATCATACGAATACCAGACAATTGCATTATATTGGACACTCTCAGGGATCGGTAGTATTCTGGATTATGGCCAGTGAAAAACCCGAATATATGGATAAGATCATTCTGATGCAAGCTCTGGCTCCGGTGGCATTCCTCAAACATTGCCGTAGTCCGGTGGTTAATTTCCTGGCCGAATGGCATTTATCG TTTGTTCTTCAATTGATCGGAGTTCACGAGTTCTTGCCGAAAAACGAGTTTATCATTATGTTCAATCAGCTTATTTGCGATGAGACAACAATTACCAAAGAGATATGCTCGAATGTTATATTCCTGACCACAGGATTTGATAAGTCTCAGCTGAATGAGACTATGTTGCCGGTCGTGGTGGGTCATGCCCCAGCTGGAGCCTCCACCAAGCAGATGCAGCATTTCGGTCAATTGAAGAGGTCGGGAGAATTCCGGCAATTCGACTACGGTTGGCTCAGAAATCATTGGCGTTACGGCAGCATAAATCCACCAACCTATAAATTGGAAAACGTTCAAGCCAAAGTTGCTCTCTACTATGGACAAAACGATTGGTTAGCTCAACCCGAAGATGTGGAAGATTTGGATCGTATGCTGCCGAATGTTGTCAGCAAATATCTTGTTGACTATCCGGAATTTAATCATTTGGACTTCATTTGGGGCATTGATGCTAGGGAATTGCTATGGGAGCGCATGTTCGATCTGATGAAAGAGCAGGAAAATTCTGTCTAA